A DNA window from Mucilaginibacter xinganensis contains the following coding sequences:
- a CDS encoding AI-2E family transporter, giving the protein MSIKIKDQPFYIQSTAVLLGIVLLIYIMSLLTDILVPLAFAAFFAILLNPLCNWLQQHKINRALSIVMAMLLAIFVVAGVFYFLSTQVIQFGEALPMLEKKFSLITIHFKEWVAGSFKISVEKQDQMIKDTLNNSQAIVGKTLNGVLGTLGIIFLLPVYIFFMLLYKTLILNFLYEVFSEENSKKVGEILSETKGAIQSYIVGLLIETTIVAILNSTALVLLGIKYGILIGCIGAILNLIPYLGGIIAIALPVLMATVTKDGYSSQLGVIIAYIVIQFIDNNILVPRIVSSKVQINALMSIIVVLLGNQLWGLSGMFLSIPFIAVLKIIFDRIDDLKPWGRLLGDNIPTRHLGEKWRNRRTKSIVSS; this is encoded by the coding sequence ATGTCTATAAAAATCAAAGATCAGCCTTTCTATATCCAAAGCACAGCAGTTTTGCTCGGGATTGTGTTATTGATCTATATCATGTCGCTGCTTACAGATATTTTGGTGCCACTGGCGTTTGCTGCTTTTTTTGCCATCCTGCTCAACCCGCTTTGCAATTGGTTACAACAGCATAAAATAAACCGGGCATTATCAATTGTTATGGCCATGCTGCTGGCTATTTTCGTGGTAGCCGGCGTATTTTACTTCCTTTCCACACAGGTTATTCAATTCGGCGAGGCGCTGCCCATGCTCGAGAAAAAGTTCTCCCTTATCACTATTCACTTTAAAGAGTGGGTGGCCGGCAGCTTTAAGATCTCCGTTGAAAAGCAGGATCAGATGATTAAAGACACCCTGAACAACAGCCAGGCCATAGTAGGTAAAACTTTAAACGGCGTTTTAGGCACGCTGGGCATCATTTTCCTGCTGCCGGTTTATATTTTCTTTATGCTGCTGTATAAAACACTGATCCTTAATTTTTTGTACGAAGTATTCTCTGAAGAGAACTCAAAAAAAGTAGGCGAAATTTTAAGCGAAACCAAAGGCGCTATCCAAAGCTATATTGTGGGGCTTTTAATTGAAACAACCATTGTAGCCATTTTAAATTCAACGGCGCTGGTATTGCTCGGTATTAAATACGGCATCCTTATTGGCTGCATTGGTGCCATATTGAACCTTATCCCCTACCTGGGCGGCATCATAGCTATTGCCTTACCGGTTTTAATGGCAACCGTAACAAAGGATGGGTACTCATCGCAGCTGGGCGTAATTATAGCCTACATAGTGATCCAGTTTATTGACAACAATATCCTTGTCCCGCGTATCGTATCCTCAAAAGTGCAGATCAATGCATTAATGTCCATTATAGTAGTATTACTTGGCAACCAGTTGTGGGGATTGTCGGGCATGTTTTTATCCATCCCTTTTATTGCGGTCTTAAAAATAATTTTTGACCGGATAGACGACCTCAAACCCTGGGGACGTTTACTGGGCGACAACATCCCCACCCGGCATCTCGGCGAAAAGTGGCGGAACAGGAGAACTAAAAGTATTGTTTCATCATAA